One window of the Arthrobacter sp. D5-1 genome contains the following:
- a CDS encoding MFS transporter → MSANPSNTDVDAADQTTWRPRLALLVAATFFMEFLDGTILTTAIPSIASDFRVAPADINITMTAYLVTVAMGIPLSSWLAERFGARRIFCLAISVFTLASLFCAISTDLTMLTLSRVAQGMGGAMMVPVGTLVVLRGTPKSELLRATAYLVWPGLLAPVLAPMVGGALTTFLSWHWIFIINVPLGLAAFIAALRLVPRTQFDGKRRLDWFGLLLTTLGVGALVVGLETLGGHASNVLAAGVVFAGVLSLAGAVWWMSKAKVPLFNLSVFGTRTFRATSTGGFIYRLTISSVPFLLPLMFQDGFGWDPLKAGVMVAAVFVGNIGIKPATTPLIRRFGFKPVLVFASFASAVTFAMCAFLDAQTPEPLIFALLLFSGAFRSIGFSAYASVQYADIVPGQLPSANAISATLVQLAAAAGIAVGALFLRLFEATEVFGPDQVAAYKGAFVAMAVLMLISTVDSLTLHRHAGAEVSGGSKRR, encoded by the coding sequence ATGAGCGCAAACCCGAGCAACACCGACGTCGATGCCGCCGACCAGACGACGTGGCGGCCGCGCCTGGCGCTGCTGGTGGCTGCGACGTTTTTCATGGAGTTCCTGGACGGGACCATCCTCACCACGGCCATTCCCAGCATTGCCTCCGATTTCCGGGTAGCACCGGCCGACATCAACATCACCATGACGGCGTATCTGGTAACGGTCGCCATGGGCATCCCGTTGAGCAGTTGGCTGGCGGAGCGTTTCGGCGCGCGCAGGATTTTCTGTCTCGCAATCTCGGTGTTCACTCTTGCCTCCCTGTTCTGCGCGATCAGCACCGACCTGACCATGCTCACGCTCAGCCGGGTGGCCCAGGGCATGGGCGGAGCCATGATGGTTCCCGTGGGGACCCTGGTGGTGCTGCGGGGCACTCCCAAATCCGAACTTCTCCGGGCCACCGCCTACCTCGTGTGGCCTGGCCTGCTTGCTCCCGTGCTGGCTCCGATGGTTGGCGGCGCCCTGACCACCTTCCTGTCATGGCACTGGATCTTCATCATCAACGTCCCACTGGGGCTGGCTGCCTTCATTGCGGCCCTCAGGCTGGTGCCGCGGACACAATTCGACGGGAAGCGCCGACTGGACTGGTTCGGCCTGTTGCTGACCACGCTGGGTGTAGGCGCGTTGGTGGTGGGCTTGGAGACCCTGGGTGGGCACGCATCAAATGTCCTGGCCGCCGGAGTTGTCTTTGCCGGAGTACTGTCGCTGGCCGGCGCGGTCTGGTGGATGAGCAAAGCGAAAGTTCCCCTGTTCAACCTCAGCGTCTTCGGTACCCGGACCTTCAGGGCAACATCCACCGGGGGTTTCATCTACCGGTTGACCATCAGCTCGGTCCCTTTCCTGCTGCCCCTGATGTTCCAGGACGGGTTTGGCTGGGATCCCCTGAAGGCCGGTGTCATGGTGGCGGCGGTGTTCGTGGGCAACATTGGGATCAAACCGGCCACTACGCCGTTGATCCGGCGTTTCGGATTCAAACCGGTGCTCGTTTTTGCCTCGTTCGCGTCGGCCGTGACGTTTGCCATGTGCGCTTTCCTTGACGCCCAAACACCCGAACCGCTCATTTTCGCCCTGCTGCTGTTCAGCGGCGCCTTCCGTTCCATTGGTTTCTCCGCCTACGCCTCGGTGCAGTACGCAGATATCGTCCCGGGGCAGTTGCCCTCGGCCAACGCCATATCGGCAACGCTGGTTCAGTTGGCGGCAGCGGCCGGGATCGCCGTGGGTGCTTTGTTCCTGCGCCTGTTCGAGGCCACCGAGGTGTTCGGTCCGGATCAAGTGGCGGCCTATAAGGGGGCCTTCGTGGCCATGGCAGTTCTGATGCTGATCAGCACTGTGGACAGCCTCACCCTCCACCGCCATGCGGGGGCTGAAGTCAGCGGCGGTTCAAAGCGGCGTTAA
- a CDS encoding prolyl oligopeptidase family serine peptidase, with the protein MTTTEADQTPLPENDTATTSGPRHAADVAAEPTDENVWLEDIHGEEQLAWVREQNARTEELLEDAEYAAVEAGILEVLDSTDRIAMVSKRGDYYYNFWKDQEHPKGLWRRTTWESYLTDEPEWDVLLDVDALAAAEGVEWVFHGAGFLRPADGDEYRLAMVSLSPDGGDADRHREFDVESRTFVEGGFDLPTAKGNVSWLDADTLLVSSTAEGLPATTSSYARTGVKLRRGQTLAQAERLFEIPEDHMLAMVAHDSTPGYERTFAVDYIDFYNRSTWLLREDSWVAIDVPTDVNISAHRDWLLFRPQKDWEVEGSVYPAGALLAADFDSYLAGSRSLLVLFTPDAQTSLQSWSWTKDYLLLNLLRDVSSEIRVLDPSTVDSAGAWASTLLDACPPLHDVNAYAVDDEDLGAAGNDFWLVATGFTTPTTLTRGALTRGDDGQSSGVVSRHAEVKRSPSFFNEAGYEVQQHFAVSADGTKVPYFQVASKDLVLDGQNPTQLSGYGGFEISRTPAYSGSIGRAWLERRTVGVASEDGTGTHSRGGVYVVANIRGGGEYGPSWHRAALQENRHRAYEDFAAVARDLISRGVTSRPRLGCVGGSNGGLLVGNMLTQYPELFGAVSCGVPLLDMRRYTKLSAGYSWIAEYGDPDVPAQWEFIRTFSPYHLLHDGVDYPETFIWTATSDDRVGPVQARKMAARMQAMGIPNVWFHEALEGGHAGASDNRQAAALQARSNHFLWRSLAGSN; encoded by the coding sequence ATGACCACCACAGAAGCTGATCAGACGCCACTTCCCGAGAATGACACCGCCACCACCTCCGGGCCCCGCCATGCTGCGGACGTGGCGGCTGAGCCCACGGATGAAAACGTCTGGCTCGAGGACATCCACGGCGAGGAACAGCTGGCGTGGGTCCGCGAACAAAACGCCCGCACCGAGGAATTGCTCGAGGATGCCGAATATGCGGCTGTTGAAGCCGGCATCCTTGAGGTCCTCGACTCAACAGACCGCATCGCCATGGTCTCCAAGCGGGGCGACTACTACTACAACTTCTGGAAGGACCAGGAACACCCCAAAGGCCTCTGGCGCCGCACCACCTGGGAAAGCTACCTCACCGACGAGCCCGAGTGGGACGTCCTGCTGGACGTCGATGCCCTTGCCGCCGCCGAAGGTGTGGAGTGGGTCTTCCACGGCGCCGGTTTCCTCCGGCCGGCCGATGGCGACGAGTACCGCCTGGCCATGGTCTCACTCTCCCCCGACGGAGGCGACGCAGACCGCCACCGCGAGTTCGACGTCGAATCCCGCACCTTCGTGGAGGGCGGCTTTGACCTCCCCACTGCCAAGGGAAACGTCAGCTGGCTCGATGCCGACACCCTGCTGGTGTCCAGCACTGCGGAGGGACTGCCTGCAACGACGTCTTCCTATGCGAGGACCGGCGTGAAGCTGAGGCGCGGACAGACGCTGGCCCAGGCCGAGCGCCTCTTTGAGATTCCCGAGGACCACATGCTGGCCATGGTGGCCCACGATTCGACCCCGGGCTACGAGCGGACCTTCGCCGTGGACTACATCGACTTCTACAACCGGAGCACCTGGCTGCTGCGCGAGGACTCGTGGGTGGCAATCGACGTTCCCACCGACGTCAACATCAGCGCCCACCGCGACTGGCTGCTGTTCCGTCCGCAGAAAGACTGGGAGGTTGAGGGCTCCGTGTACCCGGCGGGAGCTCTGCTGGCGGCCGATTTCGACTCCTACCTGGCGGGGTCCCGTTCGCTGTTGGTCCTGTTTACGCCGGATGCCCAAACCTCGCTGCAGTCCTGGAGCTGGACCAAGGATTACCTGCTGCTGAACCTCCTGCGCGACGTCTCCTCGGAAATCCGGGTGCTGGACCCTTCCACGGTTGACTCCGCGGGTGCATGGGCATCCACCCTCCTGGATGCCTGCCCGCCGCTGCACGATGTCAATGCCTATGCCGTGGACGACGAAGACCTGGGCGCAGCCGGCAACGACTTCTGGCTGGTGGCCACCGGCTTCACCACTCCCACCACTCTCACCCGGGGAGCGCTGACACGCGGCGATGACGGGCAGTCCAGCGGCGTGGTGAGCCGGCATGCCGAAGTGAAGCGGTCGCCGTCGTTCTTCAACGAAGCCGGGTACGAGGTCCAACAGCACTTTGCTGTCTCTGCCGATGGAACGAAGGTTCCCTACTTCCAGGTGGCGTCCAAGGATCTGGTACTTGATGGCCAGAACCCCACGCAGCTTTCCGGCTACGGCGGGTTCGAGATCTCGCGGACCCCGGCCTACAGCGGATCCATCGGCCGGGCATGGCTTGAGCGGCGAACAGTGGGCGTTGCCTCCGAGGACGGCACCGGCACGCACTCGCGCGGCGGCGTGTACGTTGTGGCCAACATCCGGGGCGGTGGCGAATACGGGCCCTCATGGCACCGCGCTGCCCTCCAGGAAAACCGCCACCGCGCCTACGAGGACTTCGCTGCGGTGGCCCGGGACTTGATCTCCCGCGGCGTTACCAGCCGTCCGCGTCTGGGCTGCGTCGGAGGCTCCAACGGCGGGCTTCTGGTGGGAAACATGCTGACCCAGTACCCCGAACTGTTCGGTGCCGTGTCCTGCGGCGTGCCGCTCCTGGACATGCGCCGGTACACCAAGCTCTCGGCCGGGTACTCGTGGATTGCTGAATACGGGGACCCCGATGTCCCCGCGCAGTGGGAGTTCATCCGCACCTTCTCGCCGTACCACCTCCTTCATGACGGCGTGGATTACCCCGAGACGTTCATCTGGACTGCCACTTCGGATGACCGGGTGGGACCCGTCCAAGCCCGAAAGATGGCTGCACGCATGCAGGCCATGGGCATCCCGAATGTGTGGTTCCACGAAGCCCTCGAAGGTGGCCATGCCGGTGCCTCGGACAACAGGCAGGCTGCGGCGTTGCAGGCGCGGAGCAACCACTTCTTGTGGCGTTCGCTGGCCGGAAGCAACTAG
- a CDS encoding FAD/NAD(P)-binding protein, with translation MAKSQTIRVALIGAGPRGTSVLERLLANWAAGSPPGTTLHLDVVDPFPAGSGHVWQPEQSRLYLMNTQSFYPTLIPEDPRLAPPLAGGSFDQWREARRRDGAGLNDAEKAELATLESNNFPSRALYGRYLRQTLAGLLERLPDGVEVTFHETTAVAARPFVNSTANSAGDGFDVELANGLTLTVGSVVLALGHIESRLNPEQRSFKRAADEQGLLYFPPAPPADVDWQSVPDNEPVLVRGMGLNFFDVMGQLTEGRGGKFVDAGAPGAGVLEYRASGREPKIIAASRRGTPYRAKAGLDAYYPGSITMRYLTEDAVDRFRAAGIQPGFDHDLWPLLHRDAFWAYYSTLARSQPTAIKDPAQFLADLEDALQPHAHTTTHWESSVGDLVEKHVVSSRRLNLRGLAAPLAGRTFASRRELDAAITAYLDDDARRSALGEADPVKMAIGALHTGRAILKSVVADGGITDESWLSGLRGWFESFVEGLASGAPALRSEQLAALARAGVVSFVGPDPKFSVDRAAKVFRAVSPWVHDAPAEAPTLIEAMSPANRVGMNVSPLLEQLMADGLVRTKIMMGGEGAPVQTTGLDVEPHPYRPLAANGSVTRNLYVLGLQLSAVQWGTAIAAEARPRTGPAYASGQRTLRDADEIARSILAR, from the coding sequence GTGGCTAAATCGCAAACCATCCGTGTTGCCCTTATTGGGGCCGGCCCTCGGGGCACCAGCGTCCTTGAGCGGTTGCTTGCGAATTGGGCTGCCGGTAGCCCTCCGGGAACCACCCTGCACCTTGATGTGGTGGATCCTTTTCCGGCCGGATCGGGCCACGTGTGGCAGCCCGAGCAGTCGCGCTTGTATCTGATGAACACCCAGTCTTTCTATCCGACACTCATCCCCGAAGACCCGAGGCTGGCCCCGCCGCTGGCAGGTGGTTCCTTCGACCAGTGGCGTGAGGCCCGGCGTCGTGATGGTGCGGGACTGAACGATGCTGAGAAGGCCGAGTTGGCCACCCTCGAGTCGAACAATTTCCCCAGCCGCGCGCTGTACGGCAGGTACCTGCGCCAAACCTTGGCGGGATTGCTGGAACGGCTTCCCGACGGCGTCGAGGTCACCTTCCATGAGACCACCGCCGTGGCGGCACGCCCTTTTGTGAACAGCACGGCGAACAGCGCGGGGGACGGGTTCGACGTCGAACTCGCCAATGGCCTCACCCTCACCGTCGGCTCCGTGGTCCTCGCCCTGGGGCACATTGAGTCCCGGCTGAATCCGGAACAGCGCTCATTCAAGCGCGCCGCTGACGAACAGGGCCTGCTGTATTTTCCGCCCGCACCGCCGGCCGACGTGGACTGGCAATCCGTGCCGGATAACGAGCCAGTGCTGGTCCGGGGCATGGGATTGAACTTCTTTGACGTCATGGGCCAGCTGACGGAGGGGCGCGGGGGCAAGTTTGTTGACGCCGGTGCGCCGGGAGCCGGGGTATTGGAGTACAGGGCATCGGGGCGCGAACCGAAAATCATCGCCGCCTCCCGCCGTGGCACGCCGTACCGGGCCAAGGCCGGCCTGGATGCCTACTATCCGGGCAGCATCACCATGCGGTACCTGACCGAAGACGCAGTGGACCGGTTCCGTGCAGCGGGAATCCAACCTGGTTTTGACCATGATCTTTGGCCACTCCTGCACCGCGACGCCTTCTGGGCCTACTACTCAACGCTGGCCCGCTCCCAGCCGACGGCAATCAAGGACCCTGCGCAGTTCCTGGCTGATCTTGAGGATGCGCTCCAACCGCACGCGCACACCACCACGCACTGGGAAAGCAGCGTGGGCGACCTCGTGGAAAAGCATGTTGTGTCTTCCCGCCGGTTGAACCTCCGCGGACTGGCCGCTCCACTGGCAGGACGCACCTTTGCCTCTCGACGTGAGCTGGACGCAGCCATCACGGCCTACCTGGATGATGACGCGCGACGATCGGCCCTCGGGGAGGCGGACCCCGTCAAGATGGCCATCGGTGCGCTCCACACCGGCCGGGCCATCCTCAAATCGGTGGTGGCAGACGGCGGCATCACGGACGAATCGTGGCTCTCAGGGTTGCGCGGCTGGTTCGAGTCCTTCGTCGAAGGGCTGGCCAGCGGAGCCCCTGCACTGCGCTCGGAGCAGCTGGCCGCTTTGGCGCGTGCCGGCGTCGTGAGTTTCGTGGGCCCCGACCCGAAGTTCAGCGTGGACCGGGCAGCCAAGGTGTTCCGGGCGGTTTCGCCGTGGGTGCACGATGCGCCGGCCGAAGCACCTACCTTGATCGAGGCGATGTCGCCGGCCAACAGGGTGGGAATGAACGTCTCCCCGCTGCTGGAGCAGCTGATGGCTGATGGCCTGGTGCGCACCAAGATCATGATGGGCGGCGAAGGCGCTCCTGTGCAGACCACGGGATTGGACGTTGAACCGCATCCATACAGGCCCCTGGCGGCGAATGGATCCGTCACAAGGAACCTGTACGTCTTGGGTCTTCAGCTCTCCGCGGTGCAGTGGGGCACGGCCATCGCTGCGGAAGCCCGACCCCGGACCGGACCGGCCTACGCCAGCGGACAGCGGACCCTCAGGGATGCCGACGAGATTGCCCGCAGTATTCTGGCCCGCTGA
- a CDS encoding ExeM/NucH family extracellular endonuclease, whose protein sequence is MHQQQWKVLAGTVLSVGLLAAPLTAAPAMAADDPSAPAGSSAVVINEAYLSGGSAGAAFKNKFVELYNSSDSPVSLSGWSLQYRSGTATAAPTGITPLTGTIPAKGYFLVQGATNSGASTAPALPTADVQATGTLNPSGTTGTLVLAKQSTAVSPLPAGSVTGNAAIADLLGYGTSNTFETAAATAPTGNSDVKSLNRTNGADTDSNATDFSLNATITPTASNGGGTPPTDPEPEPGVKAIAEIQGTGTASPLVGSTVTTRGKVTALYATGGFNGYYVQTPGTGGDTAGAARTASDALFVYSPTTTGTVQQGDYLELTGVVSEFANQTQLTVEAAGLKKLAEAAPEVKSTPFALPANEAARESLEGMLVAPQGDFTVTDNYSLNQYGEIGLAAGTSPLVQPTAVAAYGSPEYAAVVADNALRGIKLDDGASTNFLKDATTKAQQLPYLTTSDPVRVGSPAQFRTDVILGYGNNSWKFQPLTALNAANAGSVQPASFTATRPEGPADVGGSLKLASFNVLNYFPTTGDQLAGCVFYTDREGNPITVKEGCNARGAANAENFERQQAKIVAAITKSGADVVSLEEIENSAQFGKERDYALSKLVEALNVKTPGVWDYVRTPANAPPLSDEDMIRTAFIYKKAVAEPVGESIIHNDTVAFASARKPLAQVFKPVGGADDKKFIAIVNHFKSKGSAATPDDTDKGQGASNIARTKQAESLLAFSKDLQASKGTDKVFLIGDFNAYAKEDPINVLTGAGYADLEVGTGKHSYLFGGMVGSLDHILASPAAAKAVTGTDIWNINSVESVALEYSRYNNNVTNYYAADEFRASDHDPVVVGLDLTAEAPASVDLQFLGINDFHGRIDTNTVLFAGTVEKLRAAAAPGATAFISAGDNIGASLFASSVAKDQPTIDVLNTLELQASAVGNHEFDGGWQDLRDRVVAGGTNAKFAYLGANVYQKGTTTPVLPEYKVLDMNGMRVAVIGTVTQEVPSLVTPAGISDLEFGDPVEAINRVAAKIKADDLADLIIVESHDGAASGTPEGATLEQEVAAGGPFAKLVNETTPDVAAIFTGHTHKEYAWDAPVLDANGQPTGKTRPIVQTGNYGENVGSVTLTVDTASKSVTAYKAAIVDRTTETAESLVAAYPRVAAVKTIVDKALAQAAEIGNQPVGAVTADITTAFTPDPAGGAPKRDDRANESTLGNLVADSLVDTLKAPELGAAEIGVVNPGGLRNELYYAPDGTITYAEANAVLPFVNNLWTTSLTGAQFKTLLEQQWQTNADGTVPSRPYQQLGLSKNINYTYDAARPAGDRVTGIWVNGAVIDPAKQYRIGTFSFLATGGDNFRVFKEGSNTKDTGLVDRDAWIKYLQEHKPVSPDFARRSVAVVNSTAAGVKAGEPIALAVSKLNLTSIGSPANATLNAVFVDSKGAAVTLGSVPVTAGAATVDLKVPASAAAGTGTLVLTAVESGTVVKTLVTVAESGPNPPQCTAPTKPSKWYDIVGWLRYAFAWLEYQRCLRG, encoded by the coding sequence ATGCACCAACAACAGTGGAAAGTACTGGCAGGAACGGTCTTGTCAGTGGGGTTGCTCGCCGCCCCGCTGACGGCCGCTCCGGCCATGGCGGCGGATGATCCGTCCGCCCCTGCCGGCTCATCGGCGGTAGTCATCAACGAGGCTTACCTCAGCGGTGGCAGTGCCGGCGCCGCGTTCAAGAACAAGTTCGTTGAGCTCTACAACTCCTCGGATTCCCCGGTCAGCCTGTCAGGCTGGTCGTTGCAGTACCGTTCAGGCACAGCCACCGCCGCACCCACGGGGATCACCCCCCTGACCGGCACCATCCCTGCCAAGGGCTACTTCCTGGTCCAGGGAGCCACCAACAGCGGAGCCTCCACCGCCCCGGCCCTTCCCACGGCCGATGTCCAAGCCACCGGGACGCTGAACCCCAGCGGAACCACAGGAACACTGGTCCTGGCCAAGCAGTCCACCGCTGTGTCCCCGCTCCCGGCTGGATCAGTGACCGGCAACGCCGCCATTGCCGACCTCCTGGGCTATGGCACCTCCAACACGTTCGAAACCGCCGCGGCCACTGCGCCCACCGGCAACTCGGACGTCAAGAGCCTGAACCGCACCAACGGGGCGGACACGGACTCCAACGCCACGGACTTCAGCCTGAACGCCACCATTACCCCCACGGCCTCCAACGGCGGTGGAACCCCTCCCACGGATCCGGAGCCGGAGCCCGGTGTCAAGGCCATTGCCGAGATCCAGGGAACGGGTACGGCGAGCCCCCTGGTCGGCAGCACCGTGACCACGCGCGGCAAGGTCACCGCACTGTACGCCACCGGCGGGTTCAACGGCTACTACGTCCAGACCCCCGGAACCGGCGGCGATACTGCCGGGGCGGCCAGGACGGCGTCGGACGCTTTGTTCGTCTACTCACCCACGACCACGGGAACCGTCCAGCAGGGCGACTACCTGGAACTCACAGGCGTCGTCAGCGAATTCGCCAACCAGACCCAGCTCACGGTTGAAGCTGCAGGGTTGAAGAAGCTCGCTGAGGCGGCCCCCGAGGTCAAGTCCACGCCGTTTGCCTTGCCGGCGAATGAGGCCGCGAGGGAAAGCCTCGAAGGCATGCTCGTAGCCCCCCAGGGCGATTTCACGGTCACGGATAACTACTCCCTGAACCAGTACGGCGAAATCGGCCTCGCGGCCGGGACCTCGCCCTTGGTGCAGCCCACGGCCGTGGCCGCTTATGGCTCGCCGGAGTACGCTGCCGTGGTGGCGGACAACGCGCTGCGGGGCATCAAGCTCGACGACGGTGCGTCCACCAACTTCCTCAAGGACGCCACCACCAAGGCCCAGCAACTGCCGTACCTGACAACCTCGGATCCCGTTCGTGTGGGTTCGCCCGCACAGTTCCGGACCGACGTCATCCTTGGCTACGGCAACAACTCCTGGAAGTTCCAGCCGCTCACCGCACTCAACGCGGCCAATGCTGGTTCGGTCCAACCGGCCAGCTTCACCGCCACCCGGCCGGAAGGTCCTGCCGATGTGGGAGGCAGCCTCAAGCTCGCTTCCTTCAACGTGCTCAACTACTTCCCCACCACCGGTGACCAGCTGGCCGGCTGCGTCTTCTATACCGACCGCGAGGGCAACCCCATCACGGTCAAGGAAGGCTGCAACGCCCGCGGTGCTGCCAACGCGGAGAACTTCGAGCGCCAGCAGGCCAAGATCGTAGCGGCCATCACCAAGTCCGGCGCCGACGTCGTATCCCTCGAGGAAATCGAGAACTCCGCGCAGTTCGGCAAGGAGCGCGACTACGCGTTGTCCAAGCTGGTGGAGGCCCTCAACGTCAAAACACCTGGCGTGTGGGACTACGTGCGGACGCCCGCCAACGCTCCCCCGCTGAGCGATGAAGACATGATCCGCACCGCGTTCATCTACAAAAAGGCCGTGGCGGAGCCCGTGGGCGAGTCCATCATCCACAACGACACCGTGGCTTTCGCCAGCGCACGCAAGCCGCTGGCCCAGGTCTTCAAACCGGTTGGCGGTGCCGATGACAAGAAGTTCATCGCGATCGTGAACCACTTCAAGTCCAAGGGCTCGGCCGCTACCCCGGACGATACCGACAAGGGCCAGGGTGCCTCGAACATTGCCCGCACCAAGCAGGCTGAATCGCTGCTCGCTTTCTCGAAGGATCTTCAGGCGTCCAAGGGCACGGACAAGGTCTTCCTGATCGGTGACTTCAACGCCTACGCCAAGGAAGATCCCATCAACGTCCTCACGGGCGCCGGCTATGCCGATCTTGAGGTGGGCACCGGCAAGCACTCATACCTGTTCGGGGGCATGGTGGGTTCCCTGGACCACATCCTGGCTTCACCCGCAGCGGCCAAGGCCGTCACGGGAACCGACATCTGGAACATCAATTCCGTGGAGTCCGTCGCACTGGAGTACAGCAGGTATAACAACAATGTGACCAACTACTATGCCGCGGACGAGTTCCGGGCCAGCGACCACGATCCTGTGGTGGTGGGCCTGGACCTGACTGCGGAGGCACCCGCAAGCGTTGACCTGCAGTTCCTGGGGATCAACGACTTCCACGGCCGCATCGACACCAACACCGTGCTCTTTGCCGGAACGGTGGAGAAGCTCCGCGCGGCAGCTGCCCCCGGGGCTACGGCCTTCATCTCGGCCGGCGACAACATCGGCGCCTCCCTCTTCGCTTCTTCAGTGGCGAAGGACCAGCCCACCATCGACGTCCTGAACACCTTGGAGCTGCAGGCTTCCGCTGTGGGCAACCACGAGTTCGACGGCGGCTGGCAGGACCTGCGCGACCGCGTCGTCGCAGGAGGTACCAACGCAAAGTTCGCGTACCTCGGTGCGAACGTCTACCAAAAGGGCACCACCACGCCGGTCTTGCCGGAGTACAAGGTGCTGGATATGAACGGCATGCGGGTGGCCGTCATCGGCACTGTCACCCAGGAAGTTCCTTCACTGGTGACTCCCGCCGGAATCTCGGACCTCGAATTCGGGGATCCTGTGGAGGCCATCAACCGGGTGGCCGCGAAGATCAAGGCCGACGATCTAGCCGACCTCATCATCGTGGAAAGCCACGACGGCGCCGCGTCCGGCACTCCTGAGGGCGCCACGCTGGAGCAGGAAGTCGCCGCGGGCGGCCCCTTCGCCAAGCTGGTCAACGAAACCACTCCCGACGTCGCTGCCATCTTCACCGGACATACCCACAAGGAATACGCCTGGGACGCACCGGTACTGGACGCCAACGGCCAGCCGACCGGCAAAACCCGTCCCATCGTGCAGACCGGCAACTACGGCGAGAACGTGGGCAGCGTGACGCTCACTGTGGACACCGCCAGCAAGTCCGTGACGGCGTACAAGGCCGCAATCGTGGATCGGACCACCGAGACCGCCGAAAGCCTGGTTGCTGCGTACCCGAGGGTGGCCGCAGTGAAGACCATCGTGGACAAGGCGCTGGCCCAAGCTGCTGAAATCGGCAACCAGCCCGTTGGTGCAGTGACCGCCGATATCACCACCGCCTTCACCCCGGATCCTGCCGGAGGCGCCCCCAAGCGGGACGACCGCGCGAATGAATCCACGCTGGGCAACCTGGTGGCAGACTCCCTGGTGGATACGCTCAAGGCACCCGAACTGGGTGCGGCGGAGATCGGCGTCGTGAACCCCGGAGGCCTGCGTAACGAGCTCTACTACGCCCCGGATGGCACCATCACCTACGCAGAGGCCAACGCGGTCCTGCCGTTCGTGAACAACCTGTGGACCACGTCCCTGACAGGTGCCCAGTTCAAGACGCTCCTGGAGCAGCAGTGGCAGACCAACGCTGACGGAACCGTGCCCAGCCGCCCCTACCAGCAGCTTGGCCTGTCCAAGAACATCAACTACACCTACGACGCCGCCCGTCCCGCAGGAGACCGCGTCACCGGCATCTGGGTGAACGGCGCCGTCATCGATCCCGCGAAGCAGTACAGGATCGGCACGTTCAGCTTCCTGGCCACCGGTGGTGACAACTTCCGGGTCTTCAAGGAAGGCAGCAACACCAAGGACACCGGACTGGTGGACCGGGATGCCTGGATCAAATACCTGCAGGAGCACAAGCCGGTGTCGCCGGACTTTGCCCGTCGTTCCGTCGCTGTGGTGAACTCCACCGCAGCCGGGGTTAAGGCCGGCGAACCCATCGCACTGGCTGTCTCAAAGCTGAACCTGACATCGATCGGCAGCCCCGCCAATGCCACCCTCAATGCCGTCTTTGTTGACAGCAAGGGTGCAGCGGTGACGCTCGGATCCGTACCGGTAACAGCAGGTGCAGCCACGGTGGACCTCAAGGTTCCCGCCTCGGCAGCGGCCGGCACTGGCACGTTGGTGCTCACCGCCGTCGAAAGCGGAACCGTGGTGAAGACGCTCGTGACGGTTGCTGAGAGCGGCCCGAACCCGCCGCAATGCACCGCGCCCACCAAGCCGTCCAAGTGGTACGACATTGTGGGGTGGCTGCGGTACGCGTTCGCCTGGTTGGAGTACCAGAGGTGCCTGCGGGGCTAG
- a CDS encoding septum formation family protein, with amino-acid sequence MHHFSRRLRTAAVLGMASIALAGCSLISSGDAKRDESGKPTESSKADAFKVKLGDCIANPDSQEVMDVTIIPCDQSHDLEAYALTNMDASAFPGDTEVGTQAEEYCGAQFATFVGLPFEESALDVTFLHPTSDSWKNGDREIVCLIGGEAGAATTGTLKGAAR; translated from the coding sequence ATGCACCACTTTTCACGACGATTGAGGACCGCTGCCGTGCTGGGCATGGCATCGATTGCGCTGGCGGGCTGTTCGTTGATCAGCAGCGGCGACGCCAAGCGGGATGAGTCAGGAAAGCCTACGGAATCGTCCAAGGCCGATGCCTTCAAGGTGAAGTTGGGCGACTGCATCGCCAATCCGGACAGCCAGGAAGTTATGGATGTCACCATCATTCCGTGCGATCAGAGCCACGACCTTGAGGCCTACGCGCTGACCAACATGGACGCGTCTGCGTTCCCCGGCGACACTGAGGTGGGCACCCAGGCTGAAGAATACTGCGGTGCCCAGTTCGCAACGTTTGTTGGCCTGCCGTTCGAGGAATCTGCGCTGGATGTGACCTTCCTCCACCCCACCAGCGACTCCTGGAAAAACGGTGACCGGGAGATCGTCTGCCTGATCGGTGGCGAGGCCGGAGCCGCCACCACCGGCACCCTTAAGGGTGCCGCCAGGTAA